CCGAGGACAACGCCGGCGCGATCATGACGCCCTGCAGCCATGCCCGCGCCGAAGCCCTGGGCCTATCGGCCAGCGATGAGTTGGATAACAACAATGGCTACGGCTATTTCGCCGCCCTCGACGGGTTGATCGTCACCGAGCCAACGCGCACCAACGTCAACGACTTCCGCGCCATTCTGATCCTTGAGACTGCCAAACATGACGCCTGACAAAAAGGTCAAAATCCTCGCCACCCTGGGCCCGGCCACCGACGGCATCGATGACATCCGCGAGCTGGTGGAAGCCGGCGTGAATATTTTCCGCCTCAACTTCAGCCACGGCGAGCACGCCGATCACGCCCAGCGCTACCAGTGGATTCGCCAAGTGGAACGCCAGCTGAATTACCCGCTGGGTATCCTGATGGACCTGCAGGGGCCGAAGTTGCGGGTCGGGTGCTTTGCCGAGGGCAAGGTGCAACTGGTGCGTGGCCAGGCCCTGCGCCTGGACCTGGACCCGACGCCCGGTGATCAATGCCGGGTCAACCTGCCCCACCCGGAAATCATCGCGGCGCTGGAGCCCGGCATGGACCTGCTGCTGGATGACGGCAAGCTGCGCCTGCGGGTGATCACCAAACATGCCGACGCTATCGACACCACCGTGCTGAATGGCGGCGAATTATCCGACCGCAAAGGCGTGAACGTCCCACAAGCCTTGCTGGAACTCAGCCCATTGACCGCCAAGGATCGCCGCGACTTGAGCTTCGGCCTGGAACTGGGCGTGGACTGGGTGGCGCTGTCGTTTGTGCAGCGCCCGGAAGATATCCGCGAGGCCCGCGAGTTGATCGGCGACAAGGCCTTCCTGATGGCCAAGATCGAGAAGCCGTCCGCCGTGCAACGCCTGCGGGAAATCGCCGAACTGAGCGACGCAATCATGGTGGCCAGAGGCGACCTGGGCGTCGAAGTGCCTGCCGAGAGCGTGCCGCAAATCCAGAAAGACATCATCAGCACCTGCCGCCAGCTGGGTAAACCGGTGGTGGTGGCCACGCAGATGCTCGAATCCATGCGTTTCTCCCCGGCGCCGACCCGTGCTGAAGTCACCGATGTAGCCAACGCCGTGGCCGAAGGCGCAGACGCGGTGATGCTGTCGGCGGAAACCGCGTCGGGCGAGTACCCGCTGGAAGCCGTGCAGATGATGAGCAAGATCATCCGCCAGGTGGAAAACGGCCCGGACTACCAGGCCCAACTGGATGTGAGCCGGCCCAAGGCGGATGCCACGGTGTCGGACGCCATCAGCTGCGCGATCCGCCGCATCAGCAGCATCCTGCCGGTGGCGGTGCTGGTGAACTACAGCGAGTCCGGCAGCTCGAGCCTGCGCGCAGCGCGGGAACGGCCGGTGGCGCCGATCCTCAACCTCACGCCGAACCTGTCCACGGCGCGGCGTTTGAGCGTGGCGTGGGGCGTGCACTCGGTGGTCAACGATCGGCTGCGCCAGGTAGATGAGGTGTGTTCCACCGCGCTGGAAATCGCCCAGGCGCAGGGCATGGCGCAGCGCGGGGATACTTTGGTGATTACTGCGGGGGTGCCGTTCGGGCAGCCGGGTTCGACCAATTCCTTGCGTATCGAGACGTTGATCTAGCGCCTGTAAGGGCCCCATCGCGAGCAAGCCCGGCTCCCACAACACCGTCAAATGTGGGAGCTGGCTTGACTGCGATTGGGGGCGACTCGGTCTCACTGACTAAACCACCATGCACAACCCAACCTGCCCCGACTGGGCCGAAGCCCTGCTCAATGGCTTCAGCCAGATCTTCCTGCAACGCCAACCGCTGTGCGGCCTGCTGTGCCTGCTGGCCATCCTGGTCGGCGCCCCGGCCTTGCTCGGCGGTGCGTTGCTGGGTGGCGTCGCCGGCTTGCTCACGGCCCAGCGCCGGGGTTACCCCAAGGCCGAGCGTCAGGCCGGGCTTTATAGCTATAACGGGGTGCTGCTGGGCTTGTTGATCAGCCAGCATTTCGCCTGGTCGGCTATGTTGCCGCCACTGATCCTGGCGTGCGGCGGCCTGGGTGCGATCCTGACGCGCCAATGGCTGAAACACGCGACCCGGCCCGATGACCTGCCCGCCTACACCGCGCCGTTTGTCGGCCTGGGCTGGTTGCTGATGGGCCGCGTGCCACAGAGCACCGTCGCCCTGAGCGACCCCGACACCCTGGCCGTGCTCACCGCACCGTTTACCGGGCTCGCACAAGTCATGCTGCTGGACCAGCCGCTGGCGGGCGCCTTGATCGCCCTGGGTCTGCTGCTGGCCAACCGTCGCGCCGCCTTTTGGGCGCTGTTCGGCGCCAGTGCCGGGGGCTGGTCGCCCTGCTGCTGGATGAACCCGCCGGCGCCCTGCTTGGCCTGCACAGCTACAACCCGGCGCTGGCCGCCCTGGCCCTGAGCCAAGTGCAGCGCCAACCCTGGCTACCGTTGCTCGGCATCCTGCTGGCGATCATCCTCACCCCAGGCTTCGCGGCACTGCACCTGCCTGCGCTGACCGCGCCGTTCATCCTCGCCTGCTGGCTGGTGCGCGCCGGCCGCCGAATACTCAGGAAACCCCGCATGGACAGCCCCTTCGAATCCCCCTAGGCTTGCCCGATATTCAATGCAGGCGGGATTTATGGACAGCAACAACGACTGGCGCCAGCGGCTCTACGTCATGGTTTTTCAAAGCGACACGGTTGCCGGGCGGCGCTTTGACGGCATCCTGCTGCTGATCATCCTCGCCAGCCTGGTGATCGTGATGCTCGACAGCATCGACCAGGTGCATCAGAACTACTCCGATGTGCTGGCCTATATCGAGTGGGGCTTTACGCTGATCTTTCTGATCGAGTACGGCCTGCGCCTGTACTGCTCGCCCAAGCCATTGCGCTATGCCTTCAGCTTTTACGGGCTGGTGGATTTGCTGGCTATCGTCCCCGGGATCCTCGCGCTGTATTACAGCGACGCGCAGTACCTGCTGATCATCCGCATCATCCGCATGCTGCGGATCTTCCGCGTGCTCAAGCTCAGCCCGTACCTCAAGCAGGCCAATTACCTGATGGCCGCGCTGCGCGGCAGCAAGCAGAAGATCGTGGTGTTCCTGGTCAGCGTGTGCACCCTGGTGACGGTGTTCGGCACCTTGATGTACGTGATCGAGGGCCCGGAACACGGTTTTACCAGCATCCCCAAAGGCATCTATTGGGCGATCGTGACCCTGACCACCGTAGGCTTTGGCGATATCGTGCCCAAGACCCCGTTGGGCCAGGTGATTTCGTCGCTGGTGATGATCACCGGTTACTCGATCATCGCCGTGCCCACCGGTATTTTCACCGCCGAACTGGCGAGTGCCATGCGCGGAGAACAGCTGCAAACCGACTGCCCGGTGTGCAAGAAAAACAGCCATGAGCCCAACGCGGCGTTTTGCTCGCGCTGTGGCAACGCTCTTTTTAAGAAAGTGGAATAAGCAAAGTTCGTTTTAATCTTTAAGCGTCTATGCAGCCCCGGCTATAGTCGCTGGCAAAATGCCCCCACTCAAACGACAACCTTCTCGAACAACAAGGAATGAGCAGTGAAAAAACTCGTAAGCGCCTCTCTCCTGGCCGCCGGCCTTGCCCTGGCGGGCGCCGTCCAGGCTGCCCCCGTCACACTGCTCAACGTCTCCTACGACGTGATGCGCGATTTCTACAAGGACTACAACGCCGCCTTCCAGAAACATTGGGAAGCCGAGCACCCGAACGACAAGTTGACCCTACAGATGTCCTTCGGCGGCTCCAGCAAACAAGCGCGCTCGGTAATCGACGGCCTGCCGGCTGACGTGATCACCATGAACATGGCCACCGACATCAATGCCCTGGTCGACAACGGCAAACTGGTGCCTGACAACTGGGTCACCCGCCTGCCGAACAACAGCGCGCCGTTCACCTCCGCCACCGTGTTTATTGTGCGCAAAGGCAACCCGAAAGCCCTGAAAGACTGGCCGGACCTGCTTAAAGATGGCGTGCAAGTGATCGTGCCCAACCCGAAAACCTCGGGCAATGGCCGCTACACCTACCTCTCGGCCTGGGGCTACGTGCTGAAAAACGGCGGCGACGAAAACAAGGCCAAGGCCTTTGTCGGCAAGCTATTCAAGCAAGCCCCGGTACTGGACACCGGCGGCCGTGCGGCGACCACCACGTTCATGACCAACCAGATCGGCGACGTGCTGGTGACCTTTGAAAACGAAGCAGAAATGATCGCCCGTGAATTTGGCCGTGATCAGTTCGAAGTGATCTACCCAAGCGTGTCCGCCGAAGCTGAGCCGCCGGTGTCGGTGGTCGACAAAGTGGTTGAGAAGAAAGGCACCCGCGTGGCGGCCGAAGACTACCTGAGATACCTGTGGTCGCCGGAAGGCCAGGAAATCGCGGCCAACAACTACCTGCGCCCACGTGATCCCAAGGTACTGGCCAAGTACACCGACCGCTTCCCGAAAGTCGACTTCCTGTCGGTGGAGAAGACCTTTGGTGACTGGCGCACCGTGCAGAAAACCCACTTCAATGATGGTGGGGTTTTCGATCAGATCTATTCCGGTCAATAACTGAAGAAACGCGATAAAAACTGTGGGAGGGGCACCGCCCCTCCCACAGTTGGTTTTATGTTGGGCAGTTACATCGGCGGTGTGACGCCGTCTTTACCGGCCGAGATGGCCTGGGCGGTGATAATGCCATCCGCCCCCTGCGCCGCAAACAACACCACCTTCGTCCCCGGCTTGAGCAAACTGCGATCACCTGGCTCCAGGTTGACGATCGGCACATCATCCGGCACCACGATCTTCTGCTCGCCGCCCTTGTACTTGACGGTCAAGGTTCGCCCGTTGCTGACCACCAGGTCGCCGACGGTGCCGTTGGTCATGCTGCTGCCTTCTTTCAAATCAAACGCCCGGTGCCCGTCGCCTGTGCCGGCCATGGCCGGTGGAAACACGTGCACTTCGAGGGCGGTCAAGGTGCCGTCCGAATTGGGCATGGCGGCCGAGCCGATATAGCTGCCGGGCTTGATCTCGTCGATCTTGGCCAGCGTTACGGCACGGACCTGGGTGTCTTTGGTCAGGTGCACAGTCACCTCTTCGCCGCTGTTTACCTTGACATGCATCGCGTCGCCGTCGATCGCGGTGATGGCGCCGCGTACACCGACCCGCGGCGCATCGGCGGCCTGAGCCAAGCCTACGGCCATGGCCGCAGCGAGGGTTGAAGCCAGGAGCATCTTGTTCAACGTGATTTTCATTGCAGTGGATTTCCTGTTTCGGCAGTTGTGTCTGAATGTATCATTGGCGCTCGCGCAGAAAGTTAACGATTCACTCATCATTACCGGGCATGAGTGTTATCACTGCCAGCGGCCTACTCTGGCTACGGTGTTGTCTTTAGGCTCGCCCCACTTTCATTCGCATTTATGAGAACACCATGAACGCTACGACCCACGCTACAAGCACCATGACCCGGAGCATGGTGATGCTGTTTGCGTTTTGCTGCGGCGCCATCGTCGCCAACATCTACTACGCGCAGCCGATCATCGAACTGATTGCGCCGGACATCGGCCTCACGCCGGCAATGGCCAGCCTGATCGTATCCCTCACGCAAATCGGTTATGCCCTGGGCCTGTTCTTCCTGGTGCCCCTGGGTGACCTGCTGGAAAACCGCAAGCTGATGATCACCACCACCGTGGTGGCAATCGCCAGCCTACTGGGCGCGGCGTTTACCGAGCAGCCGAATTTGTTCCTTCTTGTGTCGCTGCTGATCGGATTCAGTTCCGTCTCGGTACAAATTCTGATCCCGCTGGCCGCCCATCTGGCGCCGGCAGAGTCCCGCGGCCGGGTCGTCGGCAGCATCATGGGCGGCCTGTTGCTCGGCATCCTGCTGGCACGGCCGGTGTCCAGCGTGGTGGCGGACCACTTCGGCTGGAGAGCGATGTTCATGGCGGCAGCCGCATTGATGGCGTTTATCAGCGTGGTGCTGATGCTGACCATCCCCCAGCGCCAGCCGGATCACAGCGCCAGCTATGGCCAACTGCTGCGCTCGCTGGGCACCCTGCTGCGCCGGCAGCCGGTGCTGCGCCAACGAGCGTTCTACCAAGGCGGCATGTTCGCCACCTTCAGCCTGTTCTGGACTGCTGCGCCATTGGAGCTGGCGCGTAATCACGGCCTGAGCCAAAGCGAGATCGCGCTGTTTGCCCTGGTCGGTGCCTTGGGCGCCATCGCCGCGCCGATCGCCGGGCGCCTGGCCGATGCCGGCCACACCCACCGCGCCTCGCTGCTGGCGATGCTGTTTGCCGCACTGAGCTTCCTGCCGGCCTTTGTGCACCCGCTGTACAGCGTGATCGGCCTGGCAGTCACCGGCGTGGTGCTGGACTTCTGCGTGCAGATGAACATGGTGCTCGGGCAACGCGCCATCTACGCCCTCGACGCCAACAGCCGCAGCCGCCTGAATGCGCTGTACATGACCAGCATCTTCATCGGCGGTGCCTTCGGCTCGGCCATCGCCAGCAGCGTGTACGAACACGGCGGCTGGTTGGGAGTGATGCTGGTGGGCAGTGCGTTCCCACTGCTGGCCTTGTTGCGGTTCCTGAGTGCTTCGCGTGGCGCCGCTGTCGCCACCGCCTGATTGCCGTTACGAACGCACCAACTTCTCCAAAGCCGCGTCCGCCAGAAATGACGAGCGGCTTTTGACCTTGTGCTCGCGCACATACCGGTCGATGCGCTGAATGACATAACCGGGCAAGGTCACATTGACCTTCTCGGTTTTGCCCAGATAGGGCGAGATGTCCAACTCCAACATGCCCCAGCCCATCCCGGCGTAGTCTTCGTGGGCGTGGTGGTTGGCCACCGACGTCGGCATCGGAATCACCCCACCCTCTGCGGCGATCTCCTGCAACAGGATGTGCGCTACTTCCACAGCGGCGTTGTACGCCTCTTCAAAACTGTCCCCGGCGGTGACCGCACCTGGAATATCGGGGATCTGAATGCCGGTGGCGATGAAGTCGTCGCCCCATTCGATACAGATTGGGTATTGCATGCATGCTCTCCTTAAAACTGAAACAGCCCGGCGCGTTTCCTGATGCTTGTGACGGTGCCCAAGGGCAGGTCCTTTTTTGGATGCGGCACCGGGATCGTGTACGGGCTATAGCGGTGCGTAAAAATATGATGACTGCCCGTCACCCGATCCAGCACCCAACCTGCCTCTTGGAGCTCCTTGATCAATAGCCTGCTTTGCACTCCAGCCTCCTTGGCTTGGCCCGAATAAAAGTAACCCTAGAGTTATCTTTACTCAAGCACAAAATCACCGATCGCGACTGGCGGTTGTTTTACCGGATATTGAAAGCTGAGGATTTAGTCCTGGATGGCATAGGTCCCGACTCTTAGTGACCGGCAAGGACCGCGTGATTCGTTACGCCGAGGTCAACCCCGATTACACTCAACGCCCAGCCCCCTCACTCGCCATGCCCCTGCCCCACCAAGAAAGGACACCCGATGGACCGCCTCACCGCCATGGAAACCTTTGTCCACGTCGTCGAAACCGGCTCGTTCTCGGCCGCAGCCAAACGCCTGGGCATCGGCCAGCCCGCCGTATCCAAGAGCATCGCGCAACTGGAAGCGCGCCTGGCGGTACGGCTGGTATTGCGCTCCACCCGGGGCCTGACGCCCACCGAGGCGGGCCTGGCATTTTTCGAGAAAGCCAAGCGTGCCATCGACGAAGCCAACGACGCCGCCCGTGGCGCCGGCGCGGGCCTGTCGGGCAACCTGCGCGTCAGCGCGGCGGTGACCTTCGCCCGCATGCACATCATTCCGCACCTGGGGCCGTTCCTGGAGCAATACCCGGGCGTGAATGTGGACGTGGTGCTCGACGACCGTAACCTTAGCCTGGTGGAAGAAGGCATCGACGTCGCCCTGCGCATGGGCAACCTGGATGATTCAAGTCTTACGGCGCGCAAGATCGGCGAGTCGCCCTGCGTCGTCCTCGGCACCCCGGCGTATTTCGAACGCTTCGGCGAACCCGTCACCCCGGCGGATCTGCTGCAACACCAGGCAATCATCTATACCCGTGGCGAAGGCTCGCACTGGACCTTCACTCAAGGCGACACGCAATACCCCCTCGTCGCCCACGGCCGCGTGCGCGTCACCGCGGCAGAAGGTGTGCGCGCAGCCGTGCTGAGCCATTTGGGGCTGACCCTATCGTCAACCTGGATGTTTGCCCCGGAGTTGGCCAGCGGCGAGGTAAAGACCGTGCTGACCGACTGGCACTTGCCCGCCCGGGACCTATGGGCGGTGTTCCCCACGGGCCGAATGGCGAGTGCCAAGGCGCGGGCGTTTGTGGAGTATGTGCATGCGCTGATCAATGCCTAAGCCCGCCAGCGCCTGCGCGTGTTGTTCTCAGCGCGGGCGCGTCGTCAGGCCACGTACATCCTGCGGCCGGATCAAACGGGCGCTTTCAAGCAGGAAATTTGACTGACGCTGCCCCAACAGATCGATGCCCACCACGTAAAGGCCGCTCTGTGCGTGATACTTCACGACCGTATCGCCTATACGCCCCGTGTAGGCCTCCACCAGGCGCAAAGGTGTTGCGTACTCGGTTGCCAGTGCCGTCAGATCAATGGTGTCCTGGCCACTGGTGAAATCCATGATCAGGTCGGCATCGTCATAAGTCGAGTCACTGGCTTGGTCATATTTGAACGTGTTTCGGCCACCCACTCCCCAGAGTTCATCCCCTCCGGCGCCACCGGTGAGCACGTTATTCGCCCTGTTGCCTATGAGCCTGTCGCTGCCTGAGCCGCCGATGGCGTTTTCCACAGTGACGCCTTTAGCGATGGCGACGTTATTGCGCAGGCCACCCACGCTCGAGGTTGCGTCTTGGCGCAAGTCGATACTCTGGCTCTGCTTGAAACCGGAAAATCCAGGGTGTCATTGCCGCCAGCGTCCCTTACCACGAAACGGGGCGCACCGCTCAGCGCATGCAGGCTGCTGGCACTGTCACCCGTGTTGGCGTTGAACCCATAGACCGTATCGCCAGGGTTGAGGGCAGGTGCTGGCTTCGGTTTGGGTGTCGGCACCGTATCGTCATGCTCGGACAGCCCGCCAGCGAGAATGTCACTGGCCTGAACCCGCCCCACGCACTTGATAAACAAATCAGCTTTGCCATTACCCGTGAGGTCAAGGCTCAAGCTGCCCTGCCCGCGGCTGGGGTCATGGCTCAACACGATTTCGCCGGCTCGCCCGCTAAACTGCTCGACGACTTTGAAATGCGTGATTGAGGAGTTTTTCAATACGCCGGATAGATCAATCTTGTCTGTACCGCTGGTGAAATCGAGTATTTCGTCCGGCCTGGCAAGCGTTGATTCGTTCGCCTTGTCGTAAGCGAAAACATCCGCGCCTCCGCCACCTCTCAGGCGGTCCGCACCGACGCCCCCGCGCAGCCTGTTGCCCACCTCGTTGCCAATGATGTGGTCGTCACCCGAACCACCGATAGCGTTTTCCAGGATAACGCCCTTGGCGATGGAGACATTGCCTTTCAAACCGCCAACATCGGAATACGACTGGGCACGCAGATTGATTGTCTGACGCTGGGAAAACCCGGAAAAGTCCAGCGTGTCATTGCCCCCGCCATCCCATATTGAAAAGATCGGTTTGTCATTCCGGGATTTCAGCCTCATGTGCTCACGATCGGCGTTGGCGTTAAAACCGTAGGTA
The genomic region above belongs to Pseudomonas poae and contains:
- a CDS encoding LysR family transcriptional regulator is translated as MDRLTAMETFVHVVETGSFSAAAKRLGIGQPAVSKSIAQLEARLAVRLVLRSTRGLTPTEAGLAFFEKAKRAIDEANDAARGAGAGLSGNLRVSAAVTFARMHIIPHLGPFLEQYPGVNVDVVLDDRNLSLVEEGIDVALRMGNLDDSSLTARKIGESPCVVLGTPAYFERFGEPVTPADLLQHQAIIYTRGEGSHWTFTQGDTQYPLVAHGRVRVTAAEGVRAAVLSHLGLTLSSTWMFAPELASGEVKTVLTDWHLPARDLWAVFPTGRMASAKARAFVEYVHALINA
- the pyk gene encoding pyruvate kinase, yielding MTPDKKVKILATLGPATDGIDDIRELVEAGVNIFRLNFSHGEHADHAQRYQWIRQVERQLNYPLGILMDLQGPKLRVGCFAEGKVQLVRGQALRLDLDPTPGDQCRVNLPHPEIIAALEPGMDLLLDDGKLRLRVITKHADAIDTTVLNGGELSDRKGVNVPQALLELSPLTAKDRRDLSFGLELGVDWVALSFVQRPEDIREARELIGDKAFLMAKIEKPSAVQRLREIAELSDAIMVARGDLGVEVPAESVPQIQKDIISTCRQLGKPVVVATQMLESMRFSPAPTRAEVTDVANAVAEGADAVMLSAETASGEYPLEAVQMMSKIIRQVENGPDYQAQLDVSRPKADATVSDAISCAIRRISSILPVAVLVNYSESGSSSLRAARERPVAPILNLTPNLSTARRLSVAWGVHSVVNDRLRQVDEVCSTALEIAQAQGMAQRGDTLVITAGVPFGQPGSTNSLRIETLI
- a CDS encoding ion transporter, giving the protein MDSNNDWRQRLYVMVFQSDTVAGRRFDGILLLIILASLVIVMLDSIDQVHQNYSDVLAYIEWGFTLIFLIEYGLRLYCSPKPLRYAFSFYGLVDLLAIVPGILALYYSDAQYLLIIRIIRMLRIFRVLKLSPYLKQANYLMAALRGSKQKIVVFLVSVCTLVTVFGTLMYVIEGPEHGFTSIPKGIYWAIVTLTTVGFGDIVPKTPLGQVISSLVMITGYSIIAVPTGIFTAELASAMRGEQLQTDCPVCKKNSHEPNAAFCSRCGNALFKKVE
- a CDS encoding sulfate ABC transporter substrate-binding protein — its product is MKKLVSASLLAAGLALAGAVQAAPVTLLNVSYDVMRDFYKDYNAAFQKHWEAEHPNDKLTLQMSFGGSSKQARSVIDGLPADVITMNMATDINALVDNGKLVPDNWVTRLPNNSAPFTSATVFIVRKGNPKALKDWPDLLKDGVQVIVPNPKTSGNGRYTYLSAWGYVLKNGGDENKAKAFVGKLFKQAPVLDTGGRAATTTFMTNQIGDVLVTFENEAEMIAREFGRDQFEVIYPSVSAEAEPPVSVVDKVVEKKGTRVAAEDYLRYLWSPEGQEIAANNYLRPRDPKVLAKYTDRFPKVDFLSVEKTFGDWRTVQKTHFNDGGVFDQIYSGQ
- a CDS encoding type II toxin-antitoxin system HicA family toxin, which encodes MQSRLLIKELQEAGWVLDRVTGSHHIFTHRYSPYTIPVPHPKKDLPLGTVTSIRKRAGLFQF
- a CDS encoding M10 family metallopeptidase C-terminal domain-containing protein; this encodes MKVANSLVNYHAQEAVHPTLNVPASADLATPSKAVVDKPSFSTDEAAMQILRGGYRHYDRNGDKKIELSFTLDERFSTQQKASIRQALQDWQELAHIVFKERSASADGSIDIKADPATSGGVSHLPSRSHRNMTTVIGTEDAWEAPRKGDYFTLTTLHELGHALGLGHPGDYGKNVHSYEDTVYQQDTRAHSVMSYWSETNQPGHDFKGDQPSTPMKDDIAAIQKLYGANLNTRKTDTTYGFNANADREHMRLKSRNDKPIFSIWDGGGNDTLDFSGFSQRQTINLRAQSYSDVGGLKGNVSIAKGVILENAIGGSGDDHIIGNEVGNRLRGGVGADRLRGGGGADVFAYDKANESTLARPDEILDFTSGTDKIDLSGVLKNSSITHFKVVEQFSGRAGEIVLSHDPSRGQGSLSLDLTGNGKADLFIKCVGRVQASDILAGGLSEHDDTVPTPKPKPAPALNPGDTVYGFNANTGDSASSLHALSGAPRFVVRDAGGNDTLDFPVSSRARVSTCAKTQPRAWVACAITSPSLKASLWKTPSAAQAATGS
- a CDS encoding DUF5666 domain-containing protein encodes the protein MKITLNKMLLASTLAAAMAVGLAQAADAPRVGVRGAITAIDGDAMHVKVNSGEEVTVHLTKDTQVRAVTLAKIDEIKPGSYIGSAAMPNSDGTLTALEVHVFPPAMAGTGDGHRAFDLKEGSSMTNGTVGDLVVSNGRTLTVKYKGGEQKIVVPDDVPIVNLEPGDRSLLKPGTKVVLFAAQGADGIITAQAISAGKDGVTPPM
- a CDS encoding MFS transporter, with protein sequence MNATTHATSTMTRSMVMLFAFCCGAIVANIYYAQPIIELIAPDIGLTPAMASLIVSLTQIGYALGLFFLVPLGDLLENRKLMITTTVVAIASLLGAAFTEQPNLFLLVSLLIGFSSVSVQILIPLAAHLAPAESRGRVVGSIMGGLLLGILLARPVSSVVADHFGWRAMFMAAAALMAFISVVLMLTIPQRQPDHSASYGQLLRSLGTLLRRQPVLRQRAFYQGGMFATFSLFWTAAPLELARNHGLSQSEIALFALVGALGAIAAPIAGRLADAGHTHRASLLAMLFAALSFLPAFVHPLYSVIGLAVTGVVLDFCVQMNMVLGQRAIYALDANSRSRLNALYMTSIFIGGAFGSAIASSVYEHGGWLGVMLVGSAFPLLALLRFLSASRGAAVATA
- a CDS encoding type II toxin-antitoxin system HicB family antitoxin translates to MQYPICIEWGDDFIATGIQIPDIPGAVTAGDSFEEAYNAAVEVAHILLQEIAAEGGVIPMPTSVANHHAHEDYAGMGWGMLELDISPYLGKTEKVNVTLPGYVIQRIDRYVREHKVKSRSSFLADAALEKLVRS
- a CDS encoding M10 family metallopeptidase C-terminal domain-containing protein, with product MGGLRNNVAIAKGVTVENAIGGSGSDRLIGNRANNVLTGGAGGDELWGVGGRNTFKYDQASDSTYDDADLIMDFTSGQDTIDLTALATEYATPLRLVEAYTGRIGDTVVKYHAQSGLYVVGIDLLGQRQSNFLLESARLIRPQDVRGLTTRPR